The sequence TTTTTTCTTCATATCCTTTGAATGTATAGGAATTACAACTCTCCTTTTGTCTTTTTTTCTATAATAAACAGCATGACTTCCAGATTGTCTATCAAAGACAAAACCTAATTTTATAGCAACTCTAA comes from bacterium and encodes:
- a CDS encoding type II toxin-antitoxin system HicA family toxin, translated to MSILPIVKPKDVIRVAIKLGFVFDRQSGSHAVYYRKKDKRRVVIPIHSKDMKKKTLSGIIRDMGIKIEEFKKLL